Part of the Gemmatimonadota bacterium genome is shown below.
AGCGGTGATTCCCTGGTTCACCTCAGGGCGCTCAAGGAGCAGATCCTGGCCCGAAGCCCGGGTGCTTCGGGCTACGTTCTGCCGGTGCTCCACTCGACCGTCGAGGTCGCAGCCAGCATCATCATCATCTTTTTCCTGGCTGTTTACATAGGGGCCGACCCCAAGCTCTATCGCGGCGGGATAATCGCCCTGATTCCGCACAGCAAACGAGTACGCGGCGAACAGGTGCTGGAGGCGATAACGCTCGCCCTGCGCCGTTGGCTCGTCACTCAGCTCGTCGCAATGGTGGTCATGGGCGTGGTCGCGACCGCCGTGCTCACGGCGCTGCAGGTACGCGCTGCGGTACCGCTCGGGATCCTGTCCGGCCTGCTGCAGTTCGTCCCCATGGCGGGGCCCATCATCAGCGCGGTGCCGGCGATCGCGATGGGCTTTGTGGATTCGCCTGAGAAGGCTGCGGCCGTGCTGGTCGCCTTCTACATCATCCACTTCCTCGAGAGCCATCTGCTGATCCCGCTCCTCATGAAGGAGGGAGTGAACCTGCCGCCGGTTCTCACGGTGCTTACGCAGGCCGGAATGGCACTCGCGTTCGGTGTCATGGGGCTGTTCGTCGCCGTGCCACTGCTGGTCCTGGTAATGATTCTCGTGAAAATGCTGTACGTCGAGGATGTGATCGGCGATCCGACTCCGTTGCCGTTCGTCGCCGAGCCGCCACCGCATCCGGATGCATGACAGGATAGGATGACGGACGAGACACCGCAGGCTCGGGGAGAACGCACAGGATCGCCGCTGCCGTTGTACGAGCGATTCCCCGCACTTCGCGCGATTCCACGCGTCTCGTTGTGCATCCTGCCGTCCCCTGTCGATCGCGTTACTGTCGACGGCGCCGAGATATGGATCAAGTCGGACGGGCTCAACGCAGCGGTTTGCGGCGGCAACAAGGCGCGAGCGCTCGAGTTCCTGCTCGCCGGTGTCGGCAGCGGCGACACTGTCATCACGACCGGCGGCGAGGGATCCACGCACGTGCTTGCCACCGCGATGCACGCACGCAGACTTGGCGCCCGTGTCATCGGCATACGATGGCGACATGACATGAATCACTCGGCGTACCGTGTCGCCGACATGATCTCCGATGAATGCGTGTCATCGCGCGTGTATGGCGGCGCGACGCGCGCGCTGCTCGCGGCACAGCTGGCCCGGCTCACTCAGCAATGCCATTACGTGCCGCTTGGCGGATCCACACCGATCGGCGTTCTCGCGCACGTCAATGCAGCGCTGGAGCTTGCGGAACAGATCCGCGCCGGAGAGTTGCCGCTGCCAGCGCGCGTAGTTGTTCCGCTCGGAAGCGGGGGGACCGTGGCCGGTCTGTCACTCGGATTCGCAATCGCGGGACTCGACATCGCGACGATCTGCGTTCAGGTGACGCCCGCCATTGTCGCCAACAGACTGCGGGTGCGGCGGCTCATCTCGCGAACCGCGCGCTTGATAGAACGATTGAGCGGAGAGCGCATTCCGCGCGTTCCAACGCATCTGCTCGGTGTCGTGCGCGACGCGTACGGCGGCGCATACGGCAGACCGCTTCCAGCTGCAACCGCGGCTGCGCGCTCACTCGCCGCGGCCACGGGAATTCAGCTCGACGACACCTATTCGGCAAAGGCGTTCGTGGTAGCACTGTCGCTTGCGCGCACTGCAAGCGGAACGACGCTGTTCTGGAACACGTTCGATTCGCGTTTGCTCTGACATTTCAGCGCTGGTACGCTCAGCACGCATCGGCCTGATCGGCGCGGCTCTTGCAAAACATTACGTGCGTCACAGATCAACCTTTCCGGGGAGGTTCAGATGGCAGCACGCAAGGCATCACGGTCGGGGCGAAAGTCTTCGGCTCACAAGACGTCGACCCGCAAGTCGACCCGCAAGTCGAGCCGGAAGTCATCCGGCAGGAAGTACAGCAGCAAGGCGAGCGCAACCGTTGGGAGCGCGATGCGCCGACGCAAGCACGGCACGCTCAAGACACGCGGCGGACGCAAGGTGACGAGCCGCAAGCAGGCACTCGCGATCGGAATAAACGAGGCGCGAGAAAAGGGTGAGAAGACGCCACGCAAGCGCGCGTCGAAGACGTCTGCCCGCAAGTCGGGCTCACGCAAGTCGGCCTCACGCAAATCCGCGCCACGCAAATCGGCTGCGCGGACCAGCGCCAGGAAGAAATCGACCGGCCGCAAATCTTCGGGCCGGAAATCCTCGGCCAGGAAGTCGTCGCGGTGACCCTTCATTCCCGCGAAAGCGGGGATGACGAAGAATCGAAAGGGAGGCCGTTCGAACGGTCTCCCTTTCGATTTCCAGTGGGTTGACGTGGCCGCCGCTGGCCGGCCGCGCAGTCTTGCGTAAATCATGTGTTGAGCATCGCGCGACCTTGTTGCAAATTGAGCCGATGAATGAGCCCCAGAAAGACGTAGTGACGAAGGCGGCGCCGGCACCGACGGTGTCGCTCTCAGCGGCGGAACGTACGCCGGCAGCCCGGGCTGGCGCTGTATTGTTCCGGCAGCGCGGCTGGTTGCCGATCCTCTTCCTCGGCATTCCCCTGGTCGCGCCGGGCTCGATGTCGCCGCAGCTCTGGGTGATCGGTATCGCTCTCGTGGTGGTGGGTGAAGCGTGGCGGCTCTGGGGCGTCGCCGCGGCCGGCACGTCGACGCGGCGACGCTCGCGCAACGTCAACAGACTCGTCACTTACGGTCCGTTCGCCTGGAGCCGCAATCCGCTCTACAACGGAAACTTCCTGATCTGGATGGGCTTCGCCGTAATCTCCGGCGTATTCTGGTTTCTGCCGGTAGCCATCGTTCTCTTTGCAATCGAGTACTCCCTGATCGTTCGGTTCGAGGAAGGAGTACTGGAGAGCACCTTCGACGGCGAATATCTCGGCTACAAGTCAGCGACGCCGCGCTGGATTCCACGTCCGCCCGCATCGCCCGCCGCTGGCGACTTCGACTGGCCGCAGGCGTGGCGCAGCGAAGTGAGCACCTTCATGCAATACGCGGTGCTCATCATCGCCTTCGTGATCAAGAGCCGTTACGGAATCGGCGGAAAGCCGATGCCCTGATTCGCAATCGGCGAATCAGCGTAACACATCGGCAAACGGCTGCAGCGATCCGTCGTTCGGCGCCGGTTGCAAACGAAGCAGCTTCGCAAGCAGATCGTACACGTCGACATTGGAGAACGACGGCATCGTCACTCCCTGCCTGAACGCAGGGCCGTGCGCCACGAATATCGCATTCATCGACGCATTCGCGTTGTCGTAACCGTGCGCACCGCCCTGAGGACCACGCCGAGGTCCGTGCATCGCGATCGTCCATCCATCATCAGCGACTGCTACGATCGGCGTGATCCGGCGCCCCTCGCTGTAGTGCAGACGCTCCGGAACATCGGCCTTGAGCCACGCACTCACATGCGGCAGCTTCCTGATCCTGGCAAGCAGCGCGGGCGCATCTCCATCACGCGGCGTAATCATGAGATCCGGCGACAGAGAAGTGATCCTGATCGACGCCGTGTCCACAACGTCGTCGAGATACACCACACGATCCGGTGACAGCTGCGACATGCCGTGATCGGAAACGACTATCAGATTCACCTTGTCGTACACGCCGCGATCGCGCAGCCCCCGCACGAGCCTGCCCAGCGCGCTGTCGGCGCGCGCCGCGGCCTCGGCAGTCTTTGGTGAATCCGGTCCCACCTCATGACCGGTATGGTCCGGCTCGTCGAAGTACAGCGTGATGAGCGACAGACGCTGCGCACCTGTGACATCGAGCCATGAAAGCACGGTGTCCACACGTGCATCGAACGGAACCTTCGCGTCGAACGGCTTCCACCTCGTCGGCCGAACGCTGTCGATCGCGACTTCGGATCCCACCCAGAACATCGACGCCGCGCGCTTGCCCTGCTTCTCCGCCGTGACCCAGATCGGCTGGCCGCCCCACCAGCGACTCTCCTTGGATGCAGCGTTGCTCATCGTGAACAGCGCCTTGAATTCCGGATCGTAGATCGTGTTGCCGACGATGCCGTGGTGCTCGGGATAGAGGCCC
Proteins encoded:
- a CDS encoding AI-2E family transporter; translation: MTSERFPRPTERHPGWFTRDIARAALVILLVAVSGFVIFRAHNLIFVAYIGALLGIAISAGAARLRRFGIGQGLGAALIVAASVALLIGFGAWTGPTVRTQYRELKQRLPEAFVKLDRWIGQRQGGVVGSLLTGEADSTQVAPLSQQQRDSIGLNGPQSGDSLVHLRALKEQILARSPGASGYVLPVLHSTVEVAASIIIIFFLAVYIGADPKLYRGGIIALIPHSKRVRGEQVLEAITLALRRWLVTQLVAMVVMGVVATAVLTALQVRAAVPLGILSGLLQFVPMAGPIISAVPAIAMGFVDSPEKAAAVLVAFYIIHFLESHLLIPLLMKEGVNLPPVLTVLTQAGMALAFGVMGLFVAVPLLVLVMILVKMLYVEDVIGDPTPLPFVAEPPPHPDA
- a CDS encoding pyridoxal-phosphate dependent enzyme — encoded protein: MTDETPQARGERTGSPLPLYERFPALRAIPRVSLCILPSPVDRVTVDGAEIWIKSDGLNAAVCGGNKARALEFLLAGVGSGDTVITTGGEGSTHVLATAMHARRLGARVIGIRWRHDMNHSAYRVADMISDECVSSRVYGGATRALLAAQLARLTQQCHYVPLGGSTPIGVLAHVNAALELAEQIRAGELPLPARVVVPLGSGGTVAGLSLGFAIAGLDIATICVQVTPAIVANRLRVRRLISRTARLIERLSGERIPRVPTHLLGVVRDAYGGAYGRPLPAATAAARSLAAATGIQLDDTYSAKAFVVALSLARTASGTTLFWNTFDSRLL
- a CDS encoding DUF6496 domain-containing protein; the protein is MRRRKHGTLKTRGGRKVTSRKQALAIGINEAREKGEKTPRKRASKTSARKSGSRKSASRKSAPRKSAARTSARKKSTGRKSSGRKSSARKSSR
- a CDS encoding isoprenylcysteine carboxylmethyltransferase family protein, giving the protein MNEPQKDVVTKAAPAPTVSLSAAERTPAARAGAVLFRQRGWLPILFLGIPLVAPGSMSPQLWVIGIALVVVGEAWRLWGVAAAGTSTRRRSRNVNRLVTYGPFAWSRNPLYNGNFLIWMGFAVISGVFWFLPVAIVLFAIEYSLIVRFEEGVLESTFDGEYLGYKSATPRWIPRPPASPAAGDFDWPQAWRSEVSTFMQYAVLIIAFVIKSRYGIGGKPMP
- a CDS encoding ectonucleotide pyrophosphatase/phosphodiesterase — encoded protein: MKSLHRSAAASVVATLAIFVSACATAPVQPAAGVSATGAAPQVILVSMDGFRRSYLDTDSVPTLHALGRDGVTAQAMIPSFPTLTFPNHYTIVTGLYPEHHGIVGNTIYDPEFKALFTMSNAASKESRWWGGQPIWVTAEKQGKRAASMFWVGSEVAIDSVRPTRWKPFDAKVPFDARVDTVLSWLDVTGAQRLSLITLYFDEPDHTGHEVGPDSPKTAEAAARADSALGRLVRGLRDRGVYDKVNLIVVSDHGMSQLSPDRVVYLDDVVDTASIRITSLSPDLMITPRDGDAPALLARIRKLPHVSAWLKADVPERLHYSEGRRITPIVAVADDGWTIAMHGPRRGPQGGAHGYDNANASMNAIFVAHGPAFRQGVTMPSFSNVDVYDLLAKLLRLQPAPNDGSLQPFADVLR